In one Zymobacter palmae genomic region, the following are encoded:
- a CDS encoding sugar dehydrogenase complex small subunit, whose translation MKDDTPLTDAGAVAPAFSQPVGVSRRCLLGGAALGLAAITLGALPVAQAADNAQDSALADFIRVSGVLTARQQLNPVLSGLIFGEMKKEDPAFADQLSSLAGVIHQPPAQWSASMTTLAREITSVWYTGLIGSGDTMRVVTYEGALQFSATKDIFIVRSYCPNRPGFWASQPSGWRV comes from the coding sequence GTGAAAGATGACACCCCCCTTACGGATGCTGGTGCGGTGGCGCCTGCTTTCTCTCAGCCTGTCGGCGTATCGCGTCGCTGCCTATTGGGTGGTGCCGCGCTGGGACTGGCAGCGATTACGCTAGGTGCGCTTCCCGTAGCGCAGGCAGCAGACAACGCCCAAGATAGCGCGCTGGCTGACTTCATCCGCGTATCAGGTGTGCTGACAGCACGTCAGCAACTCAACCCGGTGCTGTCAGGACTCATCTTCGGTGAAATGAAGAAAGAAGATCCGGCCTTTGCTGATCAGCTGTCTTCCTTAGCGGGCGTTATCCATCAGCCGCCAGCGCAGTGGAGTGCTTCCATGACGACGCTGGCGCGTGAAATAACCTCCGTCTGGTACACCGGGTTGATCGGGAGCGGAGACACCATGCGTGTCGTGACGTATGAAGGTGCGCTCCAGTTTTCGGCGACGAAGGATATCTTCATTGTGCGCAGCTATTGCCCCAATCGTCCCGGTTTCTGGGCCAGCCAACCTTCAGGATGGAGAGTGTGA
- a CDS encoding GMC family oxidoreductase, whose translation MAGIQKADVVIVGTGVAGALIAHQLAKAGKRVLMLEAGPRLTRGEITGNFRSSAFKSDFQSPYPCTDYAPIPTMHPKNDYFIQSGEHSYDAQYLRLVGGTTWHWAASAWRYLPVDFKLKSTYGVGVDWPIDYDALEPWYQRAEEALGVWGPNDEELGSPRSQPYPMTPLPLSYNEHTIKTRLNAQGFGIVTEPVARNSRPYDDRPTCCGNNNCMPICPIGAMYGGIVHVEKAEKAGAKVVPEAVVYRIETGDDNRIVAVHYKDPKGESHRVEGKYFVIAANGIETPKLLQISVDSRNPNGVANSSGWVGRHLMDHPGIGVRFYAKEPLWPGRGPQEMTSAVAWRDGDFRRTAAGKKIHLSNLSRVDQVTQELLAGDQLIFGNALEEQIRDRAARFVQFDSFHEILPLPENRIVPSKVHTDKLGIPKPEFFYRIDDYVKRGAAHTREMYARAAQVMGGTDIQYADDFANNQHICGTVMMGPTAETGVVDQHCRTFDHENLFLATSGVMPTVGTVNCTLTVAALSLRMAEVIKAEV comes from the coding sequence ATGGCAGGAATTCAAAAGGCTGACGTTGTCATCGTTGGCACAGGGGTGGCCGGTGCTCTGATTGCACATCAGCTGGCCAAGGCGGGCAAGCGTGTACTGATGCTGGAAGCGGGGCCGCGTCTGACACGTGGTGAAATTACTGGCAACTTTCGTTCCAGTGCGTTCAAGTCGGATTTTCAATCGCCATACCCGTGTACCGACTATGCGCCGATTCCGACGATGCACCCCAAGAACGACTACTTCATCCAAAGCGGTGAGCACTCCTACGATGCGCAGTACCTGCGCTTGGTTGGTGGTACGACTTGGCACTGGGCGGCATCGGCGTGGCGCTATCTGCCGGTCGATTTCAAGCTGAAGAGCACCTATGGTGTCGGGGTTGACTGGCCCATCGACTACGATGCACTGGAGCCGTGGTATCAGCGTGCTGAAGAAGCACTGGGTGTGTGGGGGCCTAATGATGAAGAGCTAGGTTCACCGCGTTCCCAGCCTTATCCAATGACGCCGCTGCCGCTGTCCTATAACGAACACACGATCAAGACGCGCCTCAATGCGCAGGGGTTCGGGATCGTGACGGAGCCGGTGGCGCGCAATAGCCGCCCCTACGATGATCGCCCCACCTGCTGCGGTAATAACAACTGCATGCCGATCTGCCCTATTGGCGCGATGTATGGCGGTATCGTCCATGTCGAAAAAGCCGAAAAGGCGGGGGCTAAAGTCGTTCCCGAGGCGGTGGTGTACCGCATCGAGACGGGCGATGACAACCGTATCGTGGCGGTGCATTACAAGGATCCGAAAGGCGAGTCGCACCGCGTTGAAGGTAAATACTTCGTCATCGCGGCAAACGGCATCGAAACGCCGAAGTTGTTGCAGATTTCGGTCGATAGCCGCAATCCGAATGGTGTGGCCAACAGCTCTGGCTGGGTGGGTCGCCACCTGATGGACCACCCGGGGATCGGCGTACGCTTCTATGCCAAGGAACCGTTGTGGCCGGGCCGTGGGCCTCAGGAAATGACCTCTGCGGTTGCGTGGCGCGATGGGGATTTCCGACGCACGGCAGCGGGCAAAAAGATCCACCTATCCAACCTGTCGCGTGTCGATCAGGTCACCCAAGAGCTCCTTGCCGGTGATCAGCTGATTTTCGGAAACGCGCTGGAAGAGCAGATCCGTGATCGCGCAGCACGCTTCGTGCAGTTCGACAGTTTCCACGAAATACTGCCGCTTCCTGAAAACCGCATTGTGCCGAGCAAGGTGCATACGGACAAACTGGGGATTCCCAAGCCTGAATTTTTCTACCGCATCGACGATTACGTTAAGCGGGGGGCAGCGCATACCCGCGAGATGTATGCGCGTGCGGCACAGGTCATGGGGGGTACGGATATTCAGTATGCCGATGACTTTGCTAATAACCAGCATATCTGCGGTACGGTGATGATGGGGCCAACGGCCGAAACTGGGGTAGTGGATCAGCACTGCCGTACGTTCGATCACGAGAACCTGTTTTTGGCCACCAGTGGCGTCATGCCGACGGTGGGAACGGTCAACTGTACGCTGACTGTGGCGGCACTGTCGCTGCGCATGGCCGAAGTCATCAAGGCGGAGGTGTGA
- a CDS encoding cytochrome c, which produces MMASNFWRVSLGVGAMAALWMSGVAAAEDASTRQAELVKRGEYVARTADCVACHTTDHDKPFAGGLPMGLPMGNIYSTNITPDKDTGIGSYTLEEFKRVLREGVTPDRGNLYPAMPYPSYTKMTDDEIEALYAYFMHGVQPIHQENKAPDFYWPLTIRWPLKIWNWMFLDEGAYQPKAGQSDEWNRGAYLVQGPAHCGTCHTPRGLAMQERAYDETGDEYLAGADIASWHAFNITSDINSGIGGWSADELVQYLKDGNVRGKGQAGGQMGEAVEHSFSHMTDADLHAIAVYMKTVPAVNDGDTRPRYSYGAPGDDFLRLRAQPVAQDAASDRGARVYLENCAACHGPSGQGSPDGYYPSMFHNSVIGTDYHNNLINVVLDGVKRKTPGNDVLMPAFRDELSDEDIAALANYLSQQFGRGDMNVTPKSVKALRND; this is translated from the coding sequence ATGATGGCGAGCAACTTTTGGCGGGTGTCGCTGGGTGTGGGGGCGATGGCGGCCCTGTGGATGAGCGGTGTGGCGGCAGCGGAAGATGCTAGTACGCGACAGGCCGAGCTGGTGAAACGAGGTGAGTATGTGGCGCGGACGGCGGACTGTGTGGCATGCCATACCACTGATCATGACAAGCCCTTTGCGGGTGGTTTGCCGATGGGGTTGCCGATGGGCAACATTTATTCGACCAATATCACGCCGGATAAGGATACTGGGATCGGCAGCTATACGTTGGAGGAGTTCAAGCGTGTGCTGCGTGAAGGGGTGACGCCGGATCGAGGCAACCTTTATCCGGCGATGCCGTATCCGTCTTATACCAAGATGACCGATGATGAAATCGAGGCGCTGTATGCCTATTTCATGCATGGGGTTCAACCGATTCATCAGGAAAACAAGGCGCCGGACTTTTACTGGCCGCTGACCATTCGCTGGCCTTTGAAGATATGGAACTGGATGTTTCTTGATGAAGGTGCCTATCAGCCCAAGGCCGGGCAGAGCGATGAATGGAACCGGGGTGCCTATCTTGTGCAGGGGCCTGCGCACTGTGGCACGTGCCATACTCCGCGCGGGCTGGCAATGCAGGAGCGCGCTTATGATGAGACAGGCGACGAGTACTTGGCGGGCGCTGATATCGCGAGCTGGCATGCTTTCAACATCACTTCGGACATCAACAGTGGGATCGGCGGCTGGAGTGCCGATGAGCTGGTGCAGTATCTGAAGGATGGCAATGTGCGTGGCAAGGGGCAGGCCGGAGGGCAGATGGGTGAGGCGGTTGAACACAGCTTCAGTCATATGACCGATGCAGATCTGCATGCTATCGCGGTGTATATGAAGACGGTGCCTGCCGTCAACGATGGCGATACCCGTCCACGCTATAGCTATGGCGCTCCTGGCGATGACTTCCTGCGCCTTCGGGCCCAGCCCGTTGCTCAAGATGCCGCATCGGATCGAGGGGCGCGCGTGTATCTGGAGAACTGCGCGGCTTGCCACGGGCCTTCCGGACAAGGCTCGCCTGATGGCTATTATCCGTCGATGTTCCATAACAGCGTCATCGGTACCGATTACCACAACAACCTCATCAACGTGGTATTGGATGGCGTGAAGCGCAAGACCCCAGGCAACGACGTGCTGATGCCAGCCTTCCGCGATGAGCTGTCCGATGAGGATATCGCGGCGTTGGCTAACTACCTCAGCCAGCAGTTCGGGCGTGGCGATATGAATGTGACGCCCAAATCCGTCAAGGCACTGCGCAACGATTGA
- a CDS encoding amidohydrolase codes for MKIAAHHQTLARHLETFRQTLHQHPELSNEEYETTARLRVALEEHDIRVLDVPLKTGLVAEIGGQQEGPLIALRSDIDALPIVEEADVPWKSLNTGVMHACGHDFHASAALGAAILLKAIEPQIKGRVRILFQPAEEVAKGAIDVLNSGALEGVQAIFGIHNDPTLPVGVLGTKAGALTAGVDRFGITITAKGSHAARPQAGNDPIIILGQLISIVQGIVSRRVAPDESAVVSITHVESGSTWNVIPDTATLEGTVRTFSAETRALIEAELRRMLDGLAHTYNAKLALDWQPGPPSVDNTAEWADVALAVGKQEGFEARRVDASPIGEDFALYQQTIPGVFVMIGSGGPHALHHPAFRVDDRALFPTAHYLHTLALTALERLASA; via the coding sequence ATGAAGATCGCTGCTCATCACCAAACGCTTGCACGCCATCTTGAAACGTTTCGTCAGACGCTGCACCAGCACCCCGAGCTGTCCAACGAAGAGTACGAAACCACGGCGCGTTTGCGGGTGGCGTTGGAAGAACATGACATTCGTGTGCTGGACGTGCCGCTGAAAACCGGGCTGGTTGCAGAAATTGGCGGTCAGCAGGAAGGGCCGTTGATCGCACTGCGTTCGGACATTGACGCGCTGCCCATCGTCGAGGAGGCCGATGTGCCGTGGAAGTCGTTGAACACCGGGGTGATGCATGCCTGCGGTCACGATTTTCATGCCAGCGCAGCGCTAGGGGCGGCTATTCTGCTTAAGGCCATTGAGCCGCAGATCAAAGGGCGTGTGCGAATTCTGTTTCAGCCTGCCGAAGAGGTGGCGAAAGGTGCCATTGACGTGCTCAACTCGGGGGCGCTGGAGGGCGTGCAGGCGATCTTTGGCATTCACAACGACCCTACGCTGCCGGTTGGCGTGTTGGGTACCAAGGCCGGTGCGCTGACGGCGGGTGTCGATCGCTTCGGTATCACCATCACGGCTAAGGGTTCCCATGCGGCACGTCCACAGGCTGGCAATGACCCGATCATCATTTTGGGTCAGTTGATTTCTATTGTGCAGGGCATCGTCAGCCGTCGTGTGGCTCCGGATGAAAGTGCGGTCGTTTCGATCACGCACGTTGAAAGTGGCTCAACTTGGAACGTCATTCCTGATACCGCCACTCTGGAAGGTACCGTTCGCACTTTCAGTGCCGAAACGCGGGCGCTGATTGAGGCAGAGTTGCGGCGCATGCTGGATGGGCTAGCGCATACTTACAATGCCAAACTGGCGCTGGACTGGCAGCCGGGGCCGCCATCGGTTGATAACACCGCGGAGTGGGCCGATGTGGCCTTGGCGGTTGGCAAGCAGGAAGGATTCGAGGCGCGCCGGGTCGATGCAAGCCCCATCGGGGAAGACTTTGCCCTGTATCAGCAGACAATTCCGGGCGTGTTCGTCATGATTGGCTCTGGTGGCCCCCATGCGCTGCATCATCCCGCATTTCGCGTTGATGACCGTGCGCTGTTTCCAACGGCACACTACCTGCACACGCTAGCATTAACAGCACTTGAGCGTTTAGCCTCGGCCTAA
- a CDS encoding pyrroline-5-carboxylate reductase family protein: MAVHFIGAGQMSEAIIRALIAKGTYDSQAISISDIDADRVALLNERYALDARSRDETLPEADLVVIGVRPQDDLIGVTKLISAQAAPEAVAVSIVAGVTIDRWNSLLEGPRAVVRIIPNTLTDTGLGYSAAVLNEYAREEQVDAFINGFGKVVYIDEALIDAFTGVAVAGPNYIYYFYESMVDAGVLAGLPRELVKQAVLENLVGAAKMLTLSGKHPRQLLDINNSPAGVGMHGLYELNNSDFAAGLQRSVLAAVKRTTELAGK, translated from the coding sequence ATGGCTGTTCATTTCATTGGTGCTGGGCAAATGTCAGAAGCGATCATTCGTGCATTGATCGCCAAAGGGACCTACGACAGCCAGGCCATTTCCATCTCCGATATTGATGCCGATCGCGTGGCATTGCTCAATGAACGCTATGCACTGGATGCGCGTTCGCGCGACGAAACGCTGCCTGAAGCCGATCTGGTGGTGATCGGGGTGCGCCCTCAGGATGATCTGATCGGTGTGACGAAGCTGATTTCGGCTCAGGCGGCTCCCGAAGCAGTTGCCGTGTCTATCGTGGCCGGTGTCACCATCGACCGCTGGAACAGCCTGCTCGAAGGCCCGCGTGCCGTGGTGCGCATCATTCCTAATACTTTGACGGATACGGGCCTCGGCTACAGTGCTGCGGTGCTGAACGAGTATGCGCGCGAAGAGCAGGTGGATGCCTTCATTAATGGGTTCGGCAAGGTTGTCTATATCGACGAGGCGCTGATCGACGCGTTTACTGGGGTGGCCGTCGCTGGCCCCAACTATATTTATTACTTCTACGAATCTATGGTCGATGCGGGCGTGCTGGCAGGCTTGCCGCGTGAGCTGGTTAAGCAGGCTGTGCTGGAAAACCTTGTCGGGGCCGCCAAAATGCTGACGCTGTCGGGCAAACATCCGCGTCAGCTGCTGGATATCAACAATTCGCCAGCGGGGGTTGGGATGCATGGGCTGTATGAACTCAACAACAGTGATTTCGCGGCAGGGCTGCAGCGCAGCGTACTGGCAGCGGTGAAGCGCACCACTGAATTGGCCGGCAAGTGA
- a CDS encoding ABC transporter substrate-binding protein → MTFKRVLTQVGKTSALLLSLAAAHQATAKDIAIGYQAPLTGEYAQYGQAFRNSATLAVDEFNASKRLPNDRIVLKFEDSKSDAKEAVNIARKFADDSSIVGVIGDFSSTASIAAGRVYANAHVPQLSQTASHPDFVKLSPWQFRNITTMAYEAPRTAEWAHENGVKRIAIIAIQNDWGQSSVAEFTKAFQAQGGEVVATEFYNPGTRDFRSIITKTARNRPDALYLVQFYEDGASLLQQLRQLGVRKPLYATSSLVEEQLITLAGPAAEGVKLPSSFSVAAASPTAKAYIAQYRDRFHADPNLFSAQAYDATNIVLDAIVKGGGAEATRQSVRDALAKTKDFPGVTGVTTFDPQTREPSKQQERLEIKNGAFVTVER, encoded by the coding sequence ATGACCTTTAAACGAGTACTGACTCAGGTCGGCAAGACCAGCGCGTTGCTACTGTCACTGGCAGCGGCACACCAGGCGACGGCCAAGGATATCGCCATTGGCTATCAGGCACCGCTGACCGGGGAATACGCCCAGTACGGTCAGGCGTTCCGCAACTCCGCTACGCTAGCGGTAGATGAGTTCAATGCCTCCAAGCGTCTGCCAAACGACCGCATCGTATTGAAGTTTGAAGACAGCAAAAGCGATGCCAAGGAAGCCGTCAACATTGCGCGCAAGTTCGCCGATGATTCTTCGATCGTCGGTGTGATCGGCGACTTTTCTTCCACGGCCTCAATTGCGGCGGGGCGTGTGTATGCCAATGCCCATGTTCCACAGTTGTCGCAAACCGCTTCGCACCCTGATTTCGTTAAGCTGAGTCCGTGGCAGTTCCGCAATATCACGACCATGGCGTATGAAGCACCGCGGACGGCGGAATGGGCGCATGAAAACGGGGTCAAGCGCATCGCCATCATCGCGATCCAGAACGATTGGGGTCAGTCGTCGGTCGCCGAGTTCACCAAAGCGTTCCAGGCGCAGGGCGGCGAGGTCGTTGCGACTGAGTTCTATAACCCCGGCACGCGCGACTTCCGTTCCATCATCACTAAAACGGCGCGCAACCGTCCTGATGCGCTCTACTTGGTGCAGTTCTATGAAGATGGCGCATCGCTGTTGCAGCAGCTGCGTCAGCTGGGGGTACGCAAGCCGCTGTATGCCACTAGTTCTCTGGTCGAAGAGCAGCTAATTACGTTGGCTGGGCCGGCTGCTGAGGGTGTGAAATTGCCGTCTTCCTTCAGCGTGGCCGCCGCGTCACCTACCGCCAAAGCGTATATCGCTCAGTACCGTGACCGGTTCCATGCCGACCCTAACCTGTTTTCAGCTCAGGCCTATGACGCCACCAACATCGTGTTGGACGCTATTGTGAAAGGAGGTGGCGCTGAGGCCACTCGGCAGAGCGTGCGCGATGCGCTGGCCAAGACCAAGGACTTTCCCGGTGTCACTGGGGTGACCACTTTCGATCCTCAGACCCGCGAGCCTTCCAAGCAGCAGGAACGTCTGGAAATCAAGAACGGTGCCTTTGTTACCGTCGAGCGCTGA
- a CDS encoding branched-chain amino acid ABC transporter permease — MFEMFDQFFLQQIVNGLAQGTVYALMAIGFTLIFGVLNVVNFAHDQLYTLGAFAGLWVIQLVAPPLFVVVLAVIVVGLMSGALLERLAFKPLRRFSDEASLKSKAVREATLLSSLAVSIVVRELLSNLQGSNAQPIPAAYQLMEPITVGSVTFVSGQFIIFGFGLAALIGLQWFLFRTRQGLAVRAVASNVNGALHVGINIERTIIITFMLGGVLGAVSGVLVGLYTGSIMPTMGFSVAIKAFVAMVMGGLNSIPGAVICAMGLGLVEALATNYIDAGWVDGIIYALLLATLLFFPRGILGGRRERV, encoded by the coding sequence ATGTTCGAGATGTTCGATCAATTCTTCCTGCAGCAGATCGTCAACGGTCTGGCGCAGGGCACGGTCTATGCCCTGATGGCGATCGGTTTCACACTGATCTTTGGGGTGCTCAACGTGGTGAACTTTGCCCACGACCAGCTTTATACCTTGGGGGCCTTTGCAGGGTTGTGGGTGATCCAGCTGGTAGCGCCGCCACTGTTTGTGGTGGTGCTGGCCGTGATTGTGGTGGGGTTGATGAGCGGGGCGCTGCTGGAGCGGCTGGCCTTCAAACCGTTACGGCGATTTAGCGATGAAGCCTCGTTGAAATCCAAAGCCGTGCGCGAGGCGACCCTACTGTCGTCGCTGGCCGTATCCATTGTCGTGCGTGAGTTGTTGTCGAATCTGCAAGGCTCCAATGCGCAGCCGATTCCTGCCGCTTACCAGCTGATGGAGCCGATTACAGTAGGCTCGGTGACCTTCGTCAGCGGTCAGTTCATCATTTTTGGCTTTGGGCTGGCGGCGCTGATAGGTCTGCAGTGGTTTTTATTCAGAACGCGTCAGGGGTTAGCCGTGCGAGCCGTGGCCAGCAACGTTAACGGTGCACTGCACGTAGGTATCAACATTGAGCGCACCATTATCATTACCTTCATGCTCGGTGGCGTACTGGGGGCCGTTTCCGGCGTACTGGTCGGGCTGTATACCGGTAGCATCATGCCGACCATGGGCTTCAGCGTAGCGATCAAGGCATTCGTGGCGATGGTCATGGGCGGGCTTAACTCGATACCCGGTGCCGTGATCTGCGCCATGGGGTTGGGGCTGGTGGAGGCGTTAGCCACCAACTACATCGATGCTGGCTGGGTCGACGGCATCATCTATGCGCTACTGCTGGCAACGCTGCTGTTCTTCCCTCGGGGTATTCTGGGAGGTCGCCGTGAACGCGTTTAA
- a CDS encoding branched-chain amino acid ABC transporter permease, with product MNAFKYGIWLIIGLALIGVAAADSNYAYRVGTTILIFALLGASANLLTGTTGLMSLGHAGIYGIGAYTSALLSTSAGLPLWATIPLAGIVAAIFGVLITLPALRLTSVYFAVATLGVGQIIYVALLNWISVTNGPMGISDIPPLFSVSTSVTFWVTLAIVAAGLWFIHRVVHSLYGNVLRALREDDQCVQAVGLSPLVLKSQALMISFFMAGLAGALWAHSTGYIAPESFQFDQSILILAIIVVGGLGSLPGAVLGAVLLTGLPEVLRPLGDYRMFTVGLVMFLTIVLRPSGLWPEVLALRWLQRRPARSEVK from the coding sequence GTGAACGCGTTTAAATACGGAATATGGCTCATCATTGGCTTGGCGCTGATCGGCGTGGCCGCTGCGGACTCTAACTATGCCTATCGCGTAGGAACGACCATCCTGATCTTTGCGCTATTGGGAGCAAGTGCCAATCTGCTGACGGGGACGACCGGGCTGATGTCGCTGGGGCATGCCGGGATCTATGGCATTGGTGCTTATACCAGTGCACTGCTGAGCACCTCTGCGGGATTACCCCTCTGGGCCACCATCCCGTTGGCGGGTATCGTTGCGGCGATCTTCGGGGTGTTGATCACGCTGCCGGCCCTGCGTCTGACCAGCGTGTATTTTGCGGTGGCAACGCTGGGGGTGGGGCAGATCATCTATGTGGCGCTGCTCAACTGGATCAGCGTGACCAATGGCCCGATGGGCATCTCCGACATTCCTCCGCTGTTCAGCGTCAGCACGTCCGTGACCTTCTGGGTGACACTGGCGATCGTGGCGGCTGGGTTGTGGTTTATTCACCGTGTAGTGCATTCGCTGTACGGCAACGTACTGCGGGCACTGCGCGAGGACGATCAATGTGTGCAGGCGGTTGGGTTGTCGCCGCTGGTACTAAAATCTCAGGCGCTGATGATCAGCTTCTTCATGGCGGGACTTGCGGGGGCGCTGTGGGCGCATTCCACGGGCTACATCGCACCGGAATCCTTCCAGTTCGATCAGTCTATCCTGATCTTAGCGATCATCGTCGTCGGTGGTCTGGGTAGCCTGCCGGGGGCCGTATTGGGCGCGGTACTGTTGACCGGTTTGCCCGAAGTGCTGCGGCCGTTGGGTGATTACCGCATGTTTACCGTTGGATTGGTGATGTTTCTAACCATCGTGCTGCGGCCTAGTGGTCTCTGGCCTGAAGTGCTTGCACTGCGCTGGTTGCAGCGTCGTCCTGCTCGATCGGAGGTGAAATGA
- a CDS encoding ABC transporter ATP-binding protein yields the protein MMGDFLTLQHVSRTFGGLKAVDDVSLTLRQGELVGLIGPNGAGKTTLFNLITGFTRPSNGSIRWQGRDIQQLSAHRIAHLGIVRTFQNLKILPNMTVFDNVSVGAMGQHRYRLWDALVRRGKPQRAVAESTWRALEVTGLADAADQLAANLSYGQRKYLEIARALALSPQLLILDEPAAGLNDTETAQLADFLATLHRSGITLLLVEHDLNLVRTLCQRVLVLASGALVAQGTPDDIWRNPLVQDIYLGRDDEEVTNAA from the coding sequence ATGATGGGGGATTTTCTGACGCTTCAACACGTGTCGCGTACCTTTGGTGGGCTGAAGGCGGTTGACGATGTGTCCTTGACGCTTCGGCAGGGCGAACTGGTCGGGCTGATCGGCCCCAACGGTGCCGGCAAGACCACGTTGTTCAATCTGATTACGGGGTTCACGCGGCCGAGCAACGGCAGCATCCGCTGGCAGGGGCGCGATATCCAGCAGCTGTCGGCGCATCGCATCGCCCATCTTGGCATCGTGAGGACCTTTCAAAACCTGAAGATATTGCCCAACATGACCGTTTTCGACAATGTCAGTGTGGGGGCTATGGGACAGCACCGCTATCGGCTTTGGGATGCGCTGGTACGTCGCGGCAAACCGCAGCGAGCGGTGGCTGAGTCGACATGGCGGGCATTGGAAGTGACGGGGCTTGCCGATGCGGCCGATCAGCTGGCGGCTAACCTGTCATACGGGCAGCGCAAATATCTGGAAATTGCCCGCGCACTGGCACTGTCGCCGCAGCTGTTGATTCTTGATGAGCCAGCAGCCGGCCTGAACGATACCGAAACCGCTCAGCTGGCAGATTTTTTGGCGACGCTGCACCGCAGTGGTATCACGTTGTTGTTGGTTGAGCACGACCTTAACTTGGTCAGAACGCTGTGCCAGCGTGTGCTGGTACTGGCTTCAGGGGCGCTGGTGGCACAAGGGACGCCTGATGACATCTGGCGCAATCCGCTGGTGCAAGATATCTATCTGGGCCGCGATGACGAGGAGGTGACCAATGCTGCTTGA
- a CDS encoding ABC transporter ATP-binding protein: MLLEVRSLDVQLGGLPILHDISLHVDSGEIVSVLGANGVGKTTLMRTLSGLYRPSRGEILFNDQPIQGRSAHAIVQAGLAQAPEGRQIFADMTVDENLVLGGIQQPAKVASTRTAMLDMFPVLRERRNQKAGTLSGGEQQMLCIARALMSHPRLLLLDEPSLGLAPQLVKRIFALVRDIRETGTTVLLVEQNARAALSISDRAYVMEHGKIVLQGSGAELADNERVREAYLGGSAA, translated from the coding sequence ATGCTGCTTGAGGTACGTTCACTCGATGTGCAGCTCGGTGGACTGCCCATCCTGCATGACATATCGCTTCACGTCGATTCTGGTGAAATTGTCAGCGTGCTCGGGGCCAATGGGGTCGGTAAGACCACGCTGATGCGCACGCTGTCGGGGCTGTACCGTCCTTCGCGTGGCGAGATCCTCTTCAATGATCAGCCCATTCAAGGCCGTTCGGCGCACGCCATCGTGCAGGCCGGACTGGCGCAGGCACCCGAGGGCCGTCAGATATTTGCCGACATGACCGTTGATGAGAACCTCGTTCTCGGTGGTATTCAGCAGCCCGCTAAGGTGGCCTCTACGCGTACGGCCATGCTGGACATGTTTCCGGTGTTGCGTGAACGTCGAAATCAGAAGGCGGGGACGCTGTCGGGCGGTGAGCAACAGATGCTGTGCATTGCCCGTGCGCTAATGAGTCACCCGCGTCTACTGCTGCTAGACGAGCCGTCACTGGGGCTGGCGCCACAGCTGGTCAAAAGAATCTTTGCGCTCGTTCGAGATATTCGGGAAACGGGAACGACGGTACTGTTGGTTGAGCAGAATGCCCGCGCTGCGTTGAGCATCTCTGATCGAGCCTATGTCATGGAGCACGGGAAAATCGTGCTGCAAGGCAGTGGAGCCGAGCTGGCGGACAATGAACGAGTGAGAGAAGCCTATCTGGGCGGAAGTGCTGCATAG
- a CDS encoding VOC family protein, with amino-acid sequence MASLVWDHVVHYVNDLQQAINAFEAHGIAAHRGGDHPDWGTYNALSHFDLTYVEFLGIRDQAELDAISSWQVVSRDAGRFLPDQQILSRLALRTDNIDAVAAALHAQKIDTSPILEGRRYDTEGNLIEWKMLTIDGNFQGVLYPFIIQWQQSDDARHAALGAKGLLQPNATKGLTLTQAVIETETPQALAEHWAKLLDLPLSNDEHGPYLTLPNATFLFREGAANRITDIGISTDDEDQRGTTVAIGQGAYHLA; translated from the coding sequence ATGGCATCACTCGTCTGGGATCACGTAGTACACTACGTCAACGATCTGCAACAGGCCATCAACGCCTTCGAAGCGCATGGCATCGCAGCACACCGCGGTGGCGATCACCCTGACTGGGGCACCTATAATGCGCTCAGCCACTTCGACCTGACCTACGTCGAGTTTCTCGGTATTCGAGATCAAGCCGAGCTGGACGCCATTTCGTCATGGCAGGTGGTGTCACGCGATGCGGGACGCTTCCTTCCCGACCAACAGATTCTCAGCCGTCTGGCACTGCGCACGGACAATATCGACGCGGTTGCTGCCGCTCTTCACGCTCAGAAGATCGACACCTCGCCGATTCTGGAAGGCCGCCGTTACGATACGGAAGGCAACTTGATCGAATGGAAGATGCTAACCATTGATGGCAACTTCCAGGGCGTGCTCTACCCATTCATTATCCAATGGCAGCAGAGCGATGATGCTCGACATGCTGCTCTGGGCGCCAAGGGCCTGCTGCAACCTAACGCCACCAAAGGGCTGACGCTGACACAGGCCGTCATTGAGACTGAAACGCCCCAAGCCCTTGCCGAGCACTGGGCTAAGTTGCTCGATCTACCGCTGAGCAACGATGAACACGGCCCGTATCTGACACTACCCAATGCCACGTTCCTATTCCGCGAAGGTGCTGCCAATCGCATTACGGATATCGGCATCAGTACCGACGATGAAGACCAGCGCGGCACTACCGTCGCCATCGGTCAAGGTGCATATCACCTAGCATAA